The Arthrobacter sp. D5-1 genomic interval GCTTTCAGGGTTCCTTTTTGGGAGACTCCGAGGATCCGGGCACTGACGCGGCCTTCTGTGTCGAGCACGAGGGTGGTGGGTACCGCGCGGGGCGGGACGTACTCTGTCATTGCCAGCAGAACACCGCCGTCGCTGTCATCTATGCTGGGATACTGCACGTTGAAGGTCCGTTCGAAGGCTGCCGCAGTTGCGGCATCGTCGCGGACGTTGACCCCGAAGAACAGCACGCCCTTGTCCTTGAATTCGGTGTGGAGGGCGGCCAGGTCCGGCGCCTCGACCCGGCAGGGTGCGCAAGCTGCATACCAGAAGTTGAGGACCACGACCTTGCCGGCCCAGTCCTGGGCAGAAACCTTCTCGCCGTTGAAGAGCTGGCCTTCCAGGGAGACCCGGGACCCGCGTGATGCGGGTGGGTATTCGTTCACGGACCCGTCGCCGGCGATGTAGTTCTTGTCATCTCCGGCCTTGGCCTGCTCAGCCAGATCGTCCTGGCCTGCACAGCCGGCGAGGGCGATTATTGCCGCGCCCAGGCCCAGGACGGTGCGGCGGCGGGGTCGCCGGTGCGCTGGTGGTTGACTGCTCATGAGGTTGTCCTTGCTTTTCGTATCAGAGGTCCGGAGTGGACGTGCCTAGACGGGCATCAGGAACGTTCCGGCAAGGTTCTGCAGTTGGTAGATCCATTGCACCCACAAGCCGGACACCATCAGCACGCCCAGAATGATGAGCATGACGGCGCCGCCGATGTTCACGGCCCTGATGTGCCTGCGCACCACGGCCAGGACCTTTGATACCCAGTTCAGGCCCAGGGCCACGAAGACGAAGGGGACGCCCAGGCCAAGGCAGTAGACAAAGGCCAGCAGGGCCCCGCGCCAGGCGCTTCCTGCGGTGACGCTCAGGCTGAGGACGGCGCTGAGTGTCGGGCCCATGCAGGGGGTCCAGCCCAGGCCGAAGACGATTCCGAGCAGCGGTGCACCGGTGAGCCCGTTGCGGCCGGGGAGCTGGAATTTCCGGGTTTGTTGGAGCCAGGAAAACCGTCCGAGCAGCACCAGTCCCATGAGGATGACCACGATCCCCAGGCCCCTCATGAGGGGGTCCTGCCAACGGATCAGCCATGACCCGATGGCTCCGAAAGCCGCCCCGTACAGGGTGAACACGGCACCGAAGCCCAGAATGAACAGTGCAACGCCGGTAAGGACACGTCGTCTGTTGCGCGGTTGGGTCGGGTCCGTAAGCCCGGAGACGAAGCCCAGGTAGCCGGGAACCAACGGAAGAATGCAGGGCGAGAGGAAGGACACCAGGCCTGCCACGGCTGCCAGGGGCAGTGCCAGGACCAGGGCGCCGGAGGTCACCGTCGAGGCAAAGTACTCACCGATGTCCACCGCTCAGGGCCTTTCTTCCGAGGCCCGGGCAGGGGTGCGGATGGATCCGAGTACCAGCAGGCCGACTCCACCGGTGATGAAGACATCGGCAAGGTTGAAGGTCGGGAACCATCCGGTGTGCAGGTAGTCAACGACTCCTGCCCCGTCCATCCGGTCCACCAGGTTCCCGACGGCGCCGCCGAGCAGGAGGGCCGCTCCGGCCCGGGACATCCGGTTGAATCCGGGAGCCGCCCGGTACAGGTAAACGGCCAGCACCGTCACGATTGCTGCGGTCGCGGCGACGACAATCCACGGGGATAAGGTGGCGCCAAGGCTGAACGCGACACCGGTGTTGTACGCGAGCCGGAGATTAAATACCCCGTAGTCAAGGACTCGGCCATCAGCCATCGTGATCACGACGATGGACTTGACCAGCAAGTCGCCCAACGCCAAACCAGCGACAGCCAGCGCCATTGCGGCACGCACCGGGAGCAAGGTCTTGGTTTCCTGGCCCCTCACGCCTCCTGACCTGACTCGAGCATGGCTGCCAGCAACGACCCAAAAGCCGGCACTCCTGCCATTTTTCCAGCGGAAGGGTATACGCGGCAGCTCACTGCGGGAACTGGGACCACCGGAAACAGATCTTTTCCGGCGGCGATAAACGACGAAGAACCCTGAAAGCCCAGTTCCTGCGCATCGCGCTCAGAGGTGACGACACGGACACGTAGACGCTTCACCGGCAGCCCCGCAGCTTCCAGGGCGCTGCGAAACAGACTCAGCGCCGGGACAGTATTCGGACAGCCCTCAATGACCCGTAGTTCGTAATCGGTCATGGCCTAGCCGTTCCTCCCGAGCGAAGCCGGAGCCGGACGGACCGGATCGGTGTCGAGCGGGCCGTCAAACGGCAGGCCAGGCACTCCTCCGCCGGGAGCGCAGCAGGCAGGGTCCACAGCCAGAACGACGCCCAAAAGGTCAGTGATGGCATGGCCCAGCCTGGCATCGGCTAGCTCGTACCGCATCCGCCGCCCGTCCGGGACTGCCACTACCAATCCGCAGCCGCGAAGGCAGGTCAGATGATTGGACATGCTCTGCCGTGAAACCGACAGCGACTCAGCGAGGCCGGACGGGTAGCCCGGAGCTTCGGAAAGTGCCAGCAGAATCCTGGCCCTGGTGGGATCCGAGACCGCGTAGCCGAACCGTGCGAGCACCGGGGCGTGCGTGAGGGTTTCCATGATCCAAAATTACATTCATCGATGTATCCACGCAATTATGTACCTTCGCCGGTCAGGCCCAGAGGGCCGCGGTCAGGCCTGGACGAGCAGCCCCGTGGCAAACATAATGCCAAGGCCGAGGATGATACCGGCGCTGCCCAGCGGGGTGAGTACCTTGCCGGTGCGGTCCTTCATCATCGGCAGGATCTTGAGCGCGACCTGGGCGACGGCTCCCGCTCCAAGCCCCAGAAGGAACGCCGAGAGTGCGGGCTGGGTGACGGTGGCTCCGATGAGAGCACCGGCGATGGCGGGTGCTCCGGCGATCAAGCCGAGTACCGCGAGCCGGCCCAGGCGTGCGGGTTCCTTGGCCAGCGGTGTGACGATCGCGAGGCCTTCGGTGGTGTTATGGATGGCGAAACCGACAATCAGCGTCGCCCCGAGGGCCAGCGATCCCACCGCATACGCGGAGCCGATCGCCAACCCTTCGCCGAGGTTGTGCAGACCGATGCCGATGGCGATAAGCAGGGCCAACCGACGCGGCGGCAGGGCTGCGGGCTGTCCTGTGCTGCTCAGGTCTTGGTGCCGGCGCATCCATGCATCGGTGCCTTCGAGCACCAGGTACGCGACGAGGGCGCCAAGGAACACCACCAGGGGTCCGCCGAACGCACCGCTCCCGGTGACGAGTTCCATGCCTTCAAGGGTGGCGTCGATGGCGAGGAAGGCCAGGAGCCCGACCGTGACACCGAGCAGGAGCCGGATCCAAGAGGCGGAGGAGCGGCGGATGAACGGCATCCACAACATGCCCAAAGCCACCGGGATCACGCCGACGTAGATTCCGAGCAGCGTCATCAGTCCGAAGAACGAGGTGCCGCGTTCAGGGCTGAGTGCCGCTGCGCCGACGGTAATGGGGATCTTGCCGCCGATGGAGGTCACGAGGGCGATCTCGTAGGGGTCCCCGTCCACCCAGTGGTAGCTGATGGTCAGCGTCGTT includes:
- a CDS encoding TlpA disulfide reductase family protein, which codes for MSSQPPAHRRPRRRTVLGLGAAIIALAGCAGQDDLAEQAKAGDDKNYIAGDGSVNEYPPASRGSRVSLEGQLFNGEKVSAQDWAGKVVVLNFWYAACAPCRVEAPDLAALHTEFKDKGVLFFGVNVRDDAATAAAFERTFNVQYPSIDDSDGGVLLAMTEYVPPRAVPTTLVLDTEGRVSARILGVSQKGTLKALITSAATGS
- a CDS encoding cytochrome c biogenesis protein CcdA produces the protein MDIGEYFASTVTSGALVLALPLAAVAGLVSFLSPCILPLVPGYLGFVSGLTDPTQPRNRRRVLTGVALFILGFGAVFTLYGAAFGAIGSWLIRWQDPLMRGLGIVVILMGLVLLGRFSWLQQTRKFQLPGRNGLTGAPLLGIVFGLGWTPCMGPTLSAVLSLSVTAGSAWRGALLAFVYCLGLGVPFVFVALGLNWVSKVLAVVRRHIRAVNIGGAVMLIILGVLMVSGLWVQWIYQLQNLAGTFLMPV
- the lspA gene encoding signal peptidase II, with product MRGQETKTLLPVRAAMALAVAGLALGDLLVKSIVVITMADGRVLDYGVFNLRLAYNTGVAFSLGATLSPWIVVAATAAIVTVLAVYLYRAAPGFNRMSRAGAALLLGGAVGNLVDRMDGAGVVDYLHTGWFPTFNLADVFITGGVGLLVLGSIRTPARASEERP
- a CDS encoding ZIP family metal transporter, translating into MSIEEKATTTTPPTPPGGRRPSAPGWLLGLGPLVLIVVLMAVFALLNGPGLAKLSEGIPPKEEIAVEDVRFLPGQIQVTARNEGPDPVTIAQVNVSDYYAGFTQTRETMAPLETTTLTISYHWVDGDPYEIALVTSIGGKIPITVGAAALSPERGTSFFGLMTLLGIYVGVIPVALGMLWMPFIRRSSASWIRLLLGVTVGLLAFLAIDATLEGMELVTGSGAFGGPLVVFLGALVAYLVLEGTDAWMRRHQDLSSTGQPAALPPRRLALLIAIGIGLHNLGEGLAIGSAYAVGSLALGATLIVGFAIHNTTEGLAIVTPLAKEPARLGRLAVLGLIAGAPAIAGALIGATVTQPALSAFLLGLGAGAVAQVALKILPMMKDRTGKVLTPLGSAGIILGLGIMFATGLLVQA